GAGTTTTGCATGAGAAAACGTGACAGTACTTAATGAAACTCAGCACCTAAGGGCATAAGGCAGttgaaggttttgtttgtttgtttgtttgtgtttgttttgttttgttctttcaatCAGCACCAATCCCGTAAATGACCTACACTTGGTGTAAAGGtataaaactttgtttttcttttggagtGGAGACAACTCCTTCTTCTCCACCGTATGAACCATagtgtgggattttttttttcaatactgtTACTTAtgtgtaaaaaacaaaagaaaggttttctttttgtttttacttacaaAACATAGAGAATATCTTTGTATACATACAGCGACTGGAAAGAAAGCTTATCTGAAGGGGTTGTGActtattctctttttgttttttgtagcattggtggtggtggtggtagtggtggtggtagttCTGTGTATTGAAGGAAGGGAGGAGTTATATTTCTTGCAAGCGGCGTTTACCGCAAACCAAACTTAAGGTCCCCTTCTCAACTTGGGTCGAGATGCTCTCAGAGCGAAGACTCATACTGTAGCAGCTCGTAAAGGAGCGGTCCATCTCGATACCGAATGCCTACCGCGGCGGGGGTGACATATTGCAGAATGTTAATAGTCCTTCTCAATCTCCTGTCTACAAAATGAGCATCCCAAGCTGGGTATCTCTTTCTCGGCATGTCAATCTTAATGAGGGGCCCTTCTGGGAGGTAAGGACGCCCCAACGGGGTAGAGGGCCCCATGGGTCTCACTTGGAAAACGGGCAAGCAAGTGTCAGCCGTGAGATCCTCCTGTTGTTCCGTTACGGCTCTGGTAGGCGTGACCTGGGTCCCCCGGTACCCAGGGGTCTGAGGCGCCATGGGCTCAACATCGGGGGGCAAAGGGATGCCCCAGAGCAGCTCGGCACAACAGGAGCTGGCCAAGATCTTAACTCGCGGCCCCGTGGGATGCAGCACACCGTAATATAAGAGCATCAGTGCAATCCCAGCCACAAAGCTAATAAAGACACAACACAGTGCTGGCACCGCAAAGGAGTCAGTGGTCTCCGGGTCTCTGTAAAAATACCAAAGGAACGTCAAGGCAGCATTCTCGGTCAAGACTATCGTATAATATGCAAACATTCGATATCGAGTCCGCCCTTCCTTGACGTTAAACCAGCAGAAAATGTACACGATCCCTACCACCATGTTGAAGAGGATCTCCTCCCACTTGGACATGCAGAAGTCTGTTCCGCCATGGATAATCCAGAAGGCCATGGCACACCAGTGAACCACCACGAAGATCCCGAAGTAGAGCTGGAAGATGGAAGCAAAGAGGGCAAAAGAGATAACTCTGGATGAGATGGTGAAGAGGCGCCAGAAGAGGTGGATGAGGGCCCCTCTGTAGCTCATACTCTTCTTGTCGTCCCTGGAGTCCCGCAGCAGCTTGTGATAGGAGGCTAGCACCCAAGCCAGGGACATCAGGGAAGTCACAGAGGAGACACCTGCCGGAAAGACACAAACCCACACAGTCAAAACCGTGGACCTCAACCGCCGGGCACAGCAGGGCTGCCAGCCGAGGAGACGCCCACACACACCACGATCtacaggaggagggagaaagaaacacaaaatcagGACCCGAACTTGGAGGCCATGGCTGCCCCCTAAGCTGACAGCTTGTGAAATCTAGCTTCAGTGTCAACGACCCAGGCCAGAACTTCTGGAGACCCACGGCTCAAGAGTGAAGCTGAGGTTGGCGTGCTCTGCCAAGGGGCTAGAGAGCCAGGACCGCTGTGCTGGCTCATCACCTCTGCTGTGGGAGGGACCCCACGTGTTCTATTGTAAGAGATCATAAGCTCACTGGCGGGGTCGGTGTCCTTGTCACCACCAGGCTGTGCTCTCAGAGCAGCCAGTAGACGGGGATCACCGATTGTGAAGACCGAGAGCTTACTAACGCCCCAAGGCGCACAGCTGTCCTACTTTGAGAAGGCTTTGGAGTCACCCTTCCCCTTCTCGCCAGCTCGCTCAAGGCCAAGGAGCCCTTAAGGGGATCTTCTTCTATCTGGCCTTTCCCCATCCACTCCCTAA
The Phocoena sinus isolate mPhoSin1 chromosome 6, mPhoSin1.pri, whole genome shotgun sequence DNA segment above includes these coding regions:
- the XKR6 gene encoding XK-related protein 6, yielding MAAKSDGGGVGVGFAQLHNLDEAVGSGGEEDGEPGGGGCGGGGDGSEPGESSSLHICHCCNTSSCYWGCRSACLRSLLGKKPRRSAAAADGGDQPLQPPAAAGRHPPTPSAERPQPPQVERPWLDCLWIVLALLVFFGDVGTDLWLALDYYRKGDYVYFGLTLSFVLVPSLLVQSLSFRWFVQDYTGGGLGAVEGLSSRGPPMMGAVYGHGAGVPATPGAQRLCRLSVWIWLSVIHLLQMGQVWRYIRTMYLGIQSQRQKEHQRRFYWAMMYEYADVNMLRLLETFLESAPQLVLQLCIMIQKSRAETLPCVSSVTSLMSLAWVLASYHKLLRDSRDDKKSMSYRGALIHLFWRLFTISSRVISFALFASIFQLYFGIFVVVHWCAMAFWIIHGGTDFCMSKWEEILFNMVVGIVYIFCWFNVKEGRTRYRMFAYYTIVLTENAALTFLWYFYRDPETTDSFAVPALCCVFISFVAGIALMLLYYGVLHPTGPRVKILASSCCAELLWGIPLPPDVEPMAPQTPGYRGTQVTPTRAVTEQQEDLTADTCLPVFQVRPMGPSTPLGRPYLPEGPLIKIDMPRKRYPAWDAHFVDRRLRRTINILQYVTPAAVGIRYRDGPLLYELLQYESSL